The Lampris incognitus isolate fLamInc1 chromosome 7, fLamInc1.hap2, whole genome shotgun sequence genome window below encodes:
- the LOC130115870 gene encoding uncharacterized protein LOC130115870, which translates to MKSPPHGPTLVKSPPHSPIPMKSPRHSPIPVKSPPHSPILVKSPPHSPIPVKSPPHSPILVKSPPHSPIPMKSPPHSPILLKSPPHSPILVKSPPHSPILVKSPPHSPILVKSPPHSPILLKSPPRSPIPVKSPPHSPIPMKSPPHSPTPMKSPPHSPIPVKSPPHSPIPMNPILVKSPPHSPILVKSPPHSPILVKSPPHSPILLKSPPHSPIPMKSPPHSPTPMKSPPHSPTPVKSPPHSPILVKSPPHSPIPVKSPPHSPILVKSPPHSPILLKSPPRSPIPMKSPPHSPIPMKSPPHSPTPMKSPPHSPIPVKSPPHSPIPMKSPPHSPIPMKSPPHSPTLLNLTFD; encoded by the exons ATGAAGTCTCCCCCTCATGGTCCCACCCTGGTGAAGTCTCCCCCTCATAGTCCCATCCCGATGAAGTCTCCCCGTCATAGTCCCATCCCGGTGAAGTCTCCCCCTCATAGTCCCATCCTGGTGAAGTCTCCCCCTCATAGTCCCATCCCGGTGAAGTCTCCCCCTCATAGTCCCATCCTGGTGAAGTCTCCCCCTCATAGTCCCATCCCGATGAAGTCTCCCCCTCATAGTCCCATCCTGCTGAAGTCTCCCCCCCATAGTCCCATCCTGGTGAAGTCTCCCCCTCATAGTCCCATCCTGGTGAAGTCTCCCCCTCATAGTCCCATCCTGGTGAAGTCTCCCCCCCATAGTCCCATCCTGCTGAAGTCTCCCCCTCGTAGTCCCATCCCGGTGAAGTCTCCCCCTCATAGTCCCATCCCGATGAAGTCTCCCCCTCATAGTCCCACCCCGATGAAGTCTCCCCCTCATAGTCCCATCCCGGTGAAGTCTCCCCCTCATAGTCCCATCCCGATGAA TCCCATCCTGGTGAAGTCTCCCCCTCATAGTCCCATCCTGGTGAAGTCTCCCCCTCATAGTCCCATCCTGGTGAAGTCTCCCCCCCATAGTCCCATCCTGCTGAAGTCTCCCCCTCATAGTCCCATCCCGATGAAGTCTCCCCCTCATAGTCCCACCCCGATGAAGTCTCCCCCTCATAGTCCCACCCCGGTGAAGTCTCCCCCTCATAGTCCCATCCTGGTGAAGTCTCCCCCTCATAGTCCCATCCCGGTGAAGTCTCCCCCTCATAGTCCCATCCTGGTGAAGTCTCCCCCCCATAGTCCCATCCTGCTGAAGTCTCCCCCTCGTAGTCCCATCCCGATGAAGTCTCCCCCTCATAGTCCCATCCCGATGAAGTCTCCCCCTCATAGTCCCACCCCGATGAAGTCTCCCCCTCATAGTCCCATCCCGGTGAAGTCTCCCCCTCATAGTCCCATCCCGATGAAGTCTCCCCCTCATAGTCCCATCCCGATGAAGTCTCCCCCTCACAGCCCCACCCTGCTGAACCTGACTTTTGATTAA